One region of Oncorhynchus keta strain PuntledgeMale-10-30-2019 chromosome 24, Oket_V2, whole genome shotgun sequence genomic DNA includes:
- the LOC118357587 gene encoding neurogenic differentiation factor 2-like isoform X2 yields the protein MLTRLFSEVLPDVQKLSGWVENSEGEDSKTKEADMGPVQDDDLDDGHAREGSSRDQSEMAGDDVDDEDCGDENEGEDTAEKPGPKKRKMTPARIERSKMRRQKANARERTRMHDLNSALDNLRKVVPCYSKTQKLSKIETLRLAKNYIWALGEILRNGKRPDVVSYVQTLCKGLSQPTTNLVAGCLQLNSRNFLTEQCPDGARFHVPNSSFSVHPYSYQCPRLSSPQCQPGSSRHMRTHNYGYGDAVYPGTISPEYDSPDYGGHHSSPVCVNGNFSLSGGEFRCCNREM from the exons ATGTTGACAAGGCTATTCAGCGAGGTTCTGCCGGATGTCCAGAAGCTCTCGGGTTGGGTGGAGAACAGCGAGGGCGAGGACTCCAAAACCAAGGAGGCAGACATGGGTCCCGTGCAAGACGACGACTTGGATGACGGCCACGCCAGAGAGGGAAGCAGCCGGGATCAGTCCGAGATGGCTGGGGATGACGTCGACGATGAGGACTGTGGTGATGAGAACGAGGGGGAAGACACAGCCGAAAAGCCCGGGCCAAAGAAACGCAAGATGACGCCAGCACGAATTGAGCGCTCCAAGATGCGACGTCAAAAAGCCAACGCACGAGAGAGAACGCGTATGCACGATTTGAACTCTGCGCTGGACAATTTGCGCAAAGTAGTCCCCTGTTATTCCAAAACGCAAAAGCTCTCAAAGATAGAGACGCTGAGACTGGCCAAGAATTACATTTGGGCGCTCGGGGAGATCTTGCGCAATGGGAAAAGGCCAGATGTAGTATCCTACGTGCAGACACTGTGCAAGGGCCTGTCCCAGCCCACCACAAATCTAGTAGCTGGTTGTCTGCAGCTAAACTCTCGGAACTTCTTGACAGAGCAGTGTCCTGACGGGGCCCGGTTCCATGTCCCCAACTCCTCTTTCTCCGTGCACCCTTACTCCTACCAGTGTCCCCGTCTGTCTAGCCCTCAGTGCCAACCCGGCTCCAGTCGGCATATGAGGACCCATAACTACGGCTACGGCGACGCGGTCTACCCAGGGACAATCTCCCCAGAGTACGACAGCCCAGACTATGGGGGCCATCACAGCTCGCCTGTGTGCGTCAACGGCAACTTTTCC TTAAGTGGTGGAGAGTTTAGGTGCTGTAATAGAGAAATGTAG
- the LOC118357587 gene encoding neurogenic differentiation factor 2-like isoform X1: MLTRLFSEVLPDVQKLSGWVENSEGEDSKTKEADMGPVQDDDLDDGHAREGSSRDQSEMAGDDVDDEDCGDENEGEDTAEKPGPKKRKMTPARIERSKMRRQKANARERTRMHDLNSALDNLRKVVPCYSKTQKLSKIETLRLAKNYIWALGEILRNGKRPDVVSYVQTLCKGLSQPTTNLVAGCLQLNSRNFLTEQCPDGARFHVPNSSFSVHPYSYQCPRLSSPQCQPGSSRHMRTHNYGYGDAVYPGTISPEYDSPDYGGHHSSPVCVNGNFSVSQQECGSPDTDMNYHYAMHYSGLSASRATAVHGLAFGTSGARSGSAHSENVPPPFHDMHLLHHDRTPVYEDLNVLYHN, from the coding sequence ATGTTGACAAGGCTATTCAGCGAGGTTCTGCCGGATGTCCAGAAGCTCTCGGGTTGGGTGGAGAACAGCGAGGGCGAGGACTCCAAAACCAAGGAGGCAGACATGGGTCCCGTGCAAGACGACGACTTGGATGACGGCCACGCCAGAGAGGGAAGCAGCCGGGATCAGTCCGAGATGGCTGGGGATGACGTCGACGATGAGGACTGTGGTGATGAGAACGAGGGGGAAGACACAGCCGAAAAGCCCGGGCCAAAGAAACGCAAGATGACGCCAGCACGAATTGAGCGCTCCAAGATGCGACGTCAAAAAGCCAACGCACGAGAGAGAACGCGTATGCACGATTTGAACTCTGCGCTGGACAATTTGCGCAAAGTAGTCCCCTGTTATTCCAAAACGCAAAAGCTCTCAAAGATAGAGACGCTGAGACTGGCCAAGAATTACATTTGGGCGCTCGGGGAGATCTTGCGCAATGGGAAAAGGCCAGATGTAGTATCCTACGTGCAGACACTGTGCAAGGGCCTGTCCCAGCCCACCACAAATCTAGTAGCTGGTTGTCTGCAGCTAAACTCTCGGAACTTCTTGACAGAGCAGTGTCCTGACGGGGCCCGGTTCCATGTCCCCAACTCCTCTTTCTCCGTGCACCCTTACTCCTACCAGTGTCCCCGTCTGTCTAGCCCTCAGTGCCAACCCGGCTCCAGTCGGCATATGAGGACCCATAACTACGGCTACGGCGACGCGGTCTACCCAGGGACAATCTCCCCAGAGTACGACAGCCCAGACTATGGGGGCCATCACAGCTCGCCTGTGTGCGTCAACGGCAACTTTTCCGTGAGTCAACAGGAGTGTGGGTCGCCGGACACAGACATGAACTATCACTATGCTATGCACTACTCTGGACTGTCTGCTTCGCGCGCTACTGCTGTCCACGGACTAGCGTTCGGCACATCGGGAGCGCGCAGCGGTTCCGCGCACTCTGAAAACGTGCCGCCGCCATTTCATGACATGCACTTATTACACCATGACAGGACGCCCGTGTACGAGGATCTTAACGTCCTTTACCACAACTGA